The Papaver somniferum cultivar HN1 chromosome 3, ASM357369v1, whole genome shotgun sequence genome includes a region encoding these proteins:
- the LOC113358383 gene encoding DNA-directed primase/polymerase protein: MDDVDRLFECFKCGISPPPSAMRERKKSRSNSKSVSLAQDEASADARIAHSGSSRQGQKDAANMRLCVEKLGSTEINPVKFSSRKHISPVVFYGSPHGVPAKKPRRLLQLLREIHNDLSEENDLNSRNKVWVTFPKQDQAIEFAKTRSHVRLFSYQDHLNGQRRFLVSTYSEFWQRYKHMESRYRHHYEVIQEGLPCHLYFDLEFSRIVNADKNGEEMVDLLIAATFDALNDKYSIQGNLDWIVELDSSTKEKFSRHLIIRIPETAFKDNSHAGAFVAEICSRICCGRESDPRLKMLFVLKDSCSNELPPQLFVDTAVYSRNRCFRLALSSKAGKSSVLLPTGRFKCKNMSEEEMFMDSLICKINGDCQKVLICKLDSECMKTLCFNTELNSNYEKHLRAPQEFALNAFSSDMPTTQFMGKTPFPALDIFVESIASLGNVSGKIRSWYWFSNYGLMIYNMLRNRFCERIGREHKSNHVMYVVDFRRAVFYQKCHDPDCKGYRSPTRPLPIDIIPDTAAFMSTSQTDDYKSMSNNLDYQCGNTGLEHNSCGKDLGSCNQNSWWLEAMRVADKIESKRKAQEHEPELIDDEEYEWWVAVERTASQAEQKQLDSH, translated from the exons ATGGACGATGTTGATCGGCTATTTGAGTGCTTCAAGTGTGGCATCTCTCCTCCTC CATCTGCAATGAGGGAAAGAAAGAAAAGCCGTAGTAACTCTAAAAGTGTGAGTTTGGCACAAGATGAAGCTTCGGCAGATGCTAGGATTGCACATTCAGGATCGTCAAGACAAGGGCAGAAAGATGCAGCAAATATGCGGCTATGCGTTGAAAAA CTCGGTTCAACAGAAATTAATCCAGTCAAGTTCAGCAGCCGTAAGCATATTTCTCCAGTTGTCTTCTATGGATCTCCGCATGGTGTGCCAGCCAAGAAACCAAGGCGCTTGTTGCAATTACTACGCGAAATACACAATGACCTCAGTGAAGAAAATGATTTAAATTCAAG GAACAAAGTCTGGGTTACCTTTCCCAAACAAGACCAGGCAATAGAATTTGCAAAAACACGCTCTCATGTTCGTCTATTTAGTTATCAAGATCATTTGAATGGACAAAGAAGGTTTCTCGTCTCAACTTATTCGGAGTTCTGGCAAAG GTACAAACATATGGAGTCCAGATATCGTCATCATTATGAAGTGATTCAGGAA GGTCTACCGTGTCATTTGTATTTTGATCTGGAATTCAGCAGGATAGTCAATGCAGACAAAAATGGAGAGGAAATGGTTGATCTATTGATAGCAGCCACTTTCGATGCTTTAAATGACAAGTACTCTATACAAGGAAATCTAGACTGGATTGTAGAGCTTGATTCTTCTACTAAAG AGAAGTTTTCGCGTCACTTGATCATACGCATACCAGAAACTGCTTTTAAGGACAACTCACATGCTGGTGCATTTGTTGCGGAG ATATGCTCAAGAATTTGTTGTGGAAGAGAAAGTGATCCGAGACTTAAGATGTTGTTTGTGTTAAAAGATTCATGCTCTAATGAGCTCCCACCTCAACTTTTTGTTGACACTGCTGTCTATTCTCGAAATCGGTGCTTTCGTTTGGCTCTATCCTCGAAGGCGGGGAAGAGTTCTGTACTTCTACCTACTGGGCGGTTCAAATGTAAGAACATG AGTGAAGAAGAAATGTTCATGGACTCTTTAATATGCAAGATTAATGGTGATTGCCAAAAGGTCCTAATTTGCAAACTGGATTCAGAGTGCATGAAGACTTTATGCTTTAATACTGAG CTGAACAGTAATTACGAAAAACATTTGCGTGCTCCACAAGAGTTTGCATTGAATGCTTTTTCTAGTGATATGCCAACGACACAATTCATGGGGAAGACGCCATTCCCTGCTTTGGACATATTTGTGGAATCTATTGCCTCTCTGGGTAATGTGTCAG GCAAAATTCGGAGCTGGTATTGGTTTTCAAATTATGGTTTGATGATTTACAATATGCTCAGAAATAGATTCTGCGAGCGTATTGGTAGAGAACACAAAAGCAATCACG TGATGTATGTTGTGGACTTCAGAAGGGCTGTCTTTTATCAAAAATGTCATGACCCTGATTGCAAAG GGTATCGATCTCCCACCCGTCCACTCCCGATAGATATCATTCCAGATACTGCAGCTTTTATGAGTACGTCGCAGACAGATGATTACAAGTCAATGAGTAATAACCTCGACTATCAATGTGGTAATACCGGTTTAGAGCATAATTCTTGTGGTAAAGATCTGGGGAGCTGCAACCAAAATAGTTGGTGGCTTGAGGCCATGAGAGTTGCTGATAAGATTGAAAGTAAGAGAAAAGCCCAGGAGCATGAACCG GAATTAATTGATGACGAAGAATATGAGTGGTGGGTGGCTGTAGAAAGGACTGCATCCCAGGCTGAACAGAAGCAACTCGACTCACATTAG